DNA from Solanum stenotomum isolate F172 chromosome 3, ASM1918654v1, whole genome shotgun sequence:
AAAACGAGAAAAACCCACGTTTCTTTGGCTCCTCCTCCATCATTACAGTCTCCATACTATCTTGCTCCACCAATCTCCAAGCTGCTTGCTCAAATGCCAGACCTGCCAAAGCTGGTGGCTTGTTCAACACAAGGGGATAACCTCTGTTAGTACTTCTAATAACTTCGGAATCCTCAGGTATTACCCCCAACAATGGAAGCCCCAGCATTTCCTGCACATCCAATACAGACATCATATCTTCCCCTTTTATCATATCAGTCCGAACCCTGTTCACAATCATCTTGATATCCCTTATTCCATCACATTCTAACAATCCTGTCACTCTATCAGCGTCTCGTAAGCTGGTGATATCTGGCGTTGTCACTAGTACAGCCTCATTTGCTGGAGTTATAGCCGTAATGAACCCAGCATCAATGCCAGCTGGGCAATCAATGATAATGAAATCCGGACCACCTTCATCACGAGCTTTTAGGGCATCCACAAGCCAAACCAAAGCTTTCCCACCAAACCCTATCGGCAATTTGGATCTGGGCTTGGAAATACACAGCAGCTCGAAATTGGACCACCGCTTATCACGTACAAGAGCCTGATCAAGTCTGCAATCGCCGTTGAGAACCTCGACAACAGTATAATTAACCCGGTTTTCTAAGCCCAGGAGGAGGTCAAGGTTGCGGAGACCAACATCGCAATCAATGGCGACGACAGAGAAGCCGAGCCGAGCTAATGAAAGACCGATGTTGGCGGTGGTAGTAGTCTTGCCGACGCCGCCTTTGCCTGATGTAATGACGACGACTCTCGGGGTATCTCCGGCGAGTTGAGGCTTGCGGTTGTACTGGAGCATAGAATGGATGGAAGGGTATAAGTTTCTAGAAGGCCTGAAGGCGAGaatgggttttagggttttgggggaTAAGGAATTGGGAGGGGTAAAGGAAGAAGAGTAGAGAGATGAGGATTTAGGGTTAGAGAGTGGCTGCAGAGATAACATTTTTGTGtagaagaatgaaaaaagaagaGTGGTGTTTTGCTGAAAGAGAGGAAACTTCACAGGAACATGTTTGATGTCTTGAAAGGAGAAGAAGACGGCACTGGAATTGAAAAAGGTAAGATATCTTTCTTGCACAG
Protein-coding regions in this window:
- the LOC125859559 gene encoding septum site-determining protein minD homolog, chloroplastic — its product is MLSLQPLSNPKSSSLYSSSFTPPNSLSPKTLKPILAFRPSRNLYPSIHSMLQYNRKPQLAGDTPRVVVITSGKGGVGKTTTTANIGLSLARLGFSVVAIDCDVGLRNLDLLLGLENRVNYTVVEVLNGDCRLDQALVRDKRWSNFELLCISKPRSKLPIGFGGKALVWLVDALKARDEGGPDFIIIDCPAGIDAGFITAITPANEAVLVTTPDITSLRDADRVTGLLECDGIRDIKMIVNRVRTDMIKGEDMMSVLDVQEMLGLPLLGVIPEDSEVIRSTNRGYPLVLNKPPALAGLAFEQAAWRLVEQDSMETVMMEEEPKKRGFFSFFGR